A DNA window from Drosophila gunungcola strain Sukarami chromosome X unlocalized genomic scaffold, Dgunungcola_SK_2 000049F, whole genome shotgun sequence contains the following coding sequences:
- the LOC128261002 gene encoding arginine/serine-rich coiled-coil protein 2 isoform X2, whose amino-acid sequence MEALVNYSSEDDQEDAGYQIRAKQQQQHLQPHPHAKSAATTTTSFLRQRYNNNNNNGSSDGDVDIGAGRDSRSGSGNNTSPREKQKEKDKEKRRRHHTPPLPASQQHNHRIDEDPQPSSRHRQERDKDRERERDRDRERERDRDKDKDRERERDRDKDREREREREKRDPERSRDKGRDKDHSKGDHRHHRTKDGNSHRERERDRDRDRERERERERERERDRDKDRERRRSEKGARHHGGKERHHHHNNSLSSSSGAAGAAVNAAAAGRRSYDDRSRRRRGDSRSRSRTPTGTPPVRRRHQSQQSQLSRKYRERDSSSRSRSPKEEQPAQPLRGGAVTGAHQLLGKSGGGVVGGSSGTTTTTAAAAAAAAALAAANAAAAAAAMAAASSGGAGGGGGLLPTPNYAPKIPSLMSLELSTPAVAAAPALEPIQLPSYYNPGIINANRYAEQQQKRKLLWGSKKSEDSANKWGNAHFSQDSDGKVASKFMRLMGIKNAGSSGDGESSGGGGGGVGGGGGGGDHAEASNGSAVGEAAGGGGSGGGAAAAAAAAASGGVKVPTDVQQRQRMFSNMEQQYEMARAATHTMRGVGLGFGSQPRTF is encoded by the exons ATGGAGGCCCTGGTGAATTACAGCAGCGAGGACGACCAGGAGGATGCTGGCTACCAGATCCGGG caaaacaacaacaacaacatttgcAGCCGCATCCGCATGCAAAATcagctgcaacaacaacaactagcTTCCTAAGGCAGAgatacaacaacaataacaacaatggaAGTAGTGACGGCGACGTTGACATCGGCGCCGGCAGAGACAGtcgcagcggcagcggcaacaacaccAGTCCGCGGGAAAAGCAGAAGGAGAAGGATAAGGAGAAAAGGCGACGCCATCACACTCCTCCTCTGCCGGCATCGCAGCAGCATAATCACAGGATTGATGAG GACCCGCAGCCCAGTAGTCGCCACCGCCAGGAGCGGGACAAGGACAGGGAGCGGGAACGAGATCGGGACCGCGAGCGCGAGCGGGACAGGGATAAGGACAAGGACAGGGAGCGCGAGCGGGACAGGGACAAGGATCGCGAGCGAGAACGGGAGCGGGAGAAACGCGACCCAGAACGAAGCCGCGACAAAGGACGCGACAAGGATCACAGCAAG GGCGATCATCGCCACCATCGTACCAAAGACGGCAACAGCCACAGGGAGCGCGAGAGGGACCGGGATCGGGATCGTGAGCGGGAaagggagcgggagcgggagcgggagcgggatcGCGACAAGGACCGCGAGCGCAGGCGTTCGGAGAAGGGCGCTCGCCACCACGGCGGCAAGGAACGCCACCATCATCACAACAACTCTTTGTCCTCCTCGTCAGGCGCTGCGGGAGCAGCGGTCAATGCGGCAGCAGCAGGGCGTCGCTCCTATGATGACCGCAGCCGTCGTCGTCGCGGGGACTCCCGGTCCCGTTCCCGTACGCCCACAGGGACACCGCCCGTTCGTCGTCGCCACCAGTCGCAGCAGTCGCAGCTGTCGCGCAAGTACCGCGAACGCGACTCCAGCAGTCGCTCCAGATCTCCGAAAGAAGAGCAGCCCGCCCAGCCACTTCGGGGTGGAGCAGTGACCGGAGCTCACCAGCTGCTCGGCAAATCCGGTGGCGGAGTTGTGGGAGGATCGTCGggaacaacgacaacaacagcagcagcggcggctgCAGCGGCCGCTCTGGCAGCCGCCAATGCAGctgccgccgcagcagccaTGGCGGCAGCCTCATCCGGAGGAGcaggcggtggcggtggcctGCTGCCGACGCCCAACTACGCACCCAAGATACCCTCGCTGATGTCCCTGGAGCTGAGCACGCCGGCGGTGGCGGCAGCACCCGCACTAGAACCCATCCAGCTGCCCAGCTACTACAATCCGGGCATCATCAATGCCAACCGCTATGCGGAGCAGCAACAGAAGCGCAAGCTGCTGTGGGGCTCCAAGAAGAGCGAGGACTCGGCGAACAAGTGGGGCAACGCCCACTTCTCGCAGGACTCCGACGGCAAAGTGGCCTCCAAGTTCATGCGTCTGATGGGCATCAAGAATGCAGGCTCGTCCGGCGATGGAGAGTccagtggtggtggtggtggtggtgtcggtggcggtggcggcggcggtgaCCATGCAGAGGCCAGCAACGGGAGTGCAGTTGGCGAGGCTGCTGGTGGAGGAGGaagcggaggaggagcagcagcagcagcagcagcggctgcCTCCGGCGGAGTGAAAGTGCCGACGGATGTGCAGCAGCGCCAGCGCATGTTCTCCAACATGGAGCAGCAGTACGAGATGGCGCGAGCCGCCACTCACACGATGCGGGGAGTGGGCCTCGGCTTCGGCTCCCAGCCGCGCACTTTCTAG
- the LOC128261002 gene encoding arginine/serine-rich coiled-coil protein 2 isoform X1: protein MLATRSGCKIPLGTTKQQQQHLQPHPHAKSAATTTTSFLRQRYNNNNNNGSSDGDVDIGAGRDSRSGSGNNTSPREKQKEKDKEKRRRHHTPPLPASQQHNHRIDEDPQPSSRHRQERDKDRERERDRDRERERDRDKDKDRERERDRDKDREREREREKRDPERSRDKGRDKDHSKGDHRHHRTKDGNSHRERERDRDRDRERERERERERERDRDKDRERRRSEKGARHHGGKERHHHHNNSLSSSSGAAGAAVNAAAAGRRSYDDRSRRRRGDSRSRSRTPTGTPPVRRRHQSQQSQLSRKYRERDSSSRSRSPKEEQPAQPLRGGAVTGAHQLLGKSGGGVVGGSSGTTTTTAAAAAAAAALAAANAAAAAAAMAAASSGGAGGGGGLLPTPNYAPKIPSLMSLELSTPAVAAAPALEPIQLPSYYNPGIINANRYAEQQQKRKLLWGSKKSEDSANKWGNAHFSQDSDGKVASKFMRLMGIKNAGSSGDGESSGGGGGGVGGGGGGGDHAEASNGSAVGEAAGGGGSGGGAAAAAAAAASGGVKVPTDVQQRQRMFSNMEQQYEMARAATHTMRGVGLGFGSQPRTF from the exons ATGCTGGCTACCAGATCCGG TTGCAAAATTCCCCTAGGCaccacaaaacaacaacaacaacatttgcAGCCGCATCCGCATGCAAAATcagctgcaacaacaacaactagcTTCCTAAGGCAGAgatacaacaacaataacaacaatggaAGTAGTGACGGCGACGTTGACATCGGCGCCGGCAGAGACAGtcgcagcggcagcggcaacaacaccAGTCCGCGGGAAAAGCAGAAGGAGAAGGATAAGGAGAAAAGGCGACGCCATCACACTCCTCCTCTGCCGGCATCGCAGCAGCATAATCACAGGATTGATGAG GACCCGCAGCCCAGTAGTCGCCACCGCCAGGAGCGGGACAAGGACAGGGAGCGGGAACGAGATCGGGACCGCGAGCGCGAGCGGGACAGGGATAAGGACAAGGACAGGGAGCGCGAGCGGGACAGGGACAAGGATCGCGAGCGAGAACGGGAGCGGGAGAAACGCGACCCAGAACGAAGCCGCGACAAAGGACGCGACAAGGATCACAGCAAG GGCGATCATCGCCACCATCGTACCAAAGACGGCAACAGCCACAGGGAGCGCGAGAGGGACCGGGATCGGGATCGTGAGCGGGAaagggagcgggagcgggagcgggagcgggatcGCGACAAGGACCGCGAGCGCAGGCGTTCGGAGAAGGGCGCTCGCCACCACGGCGGCAAGGAACGCCACCATCATCACAACAACTCTTTGTCCTCCTCGTCAGGCGCTGCGGGAGCAGCGGTCAATGCGGCAGCAGCAGGGCGTCGCTCCTATGATGACCGCAGCCGTCGTCGTCGCGGGGACTCCCGGTCCCGTTCCCGTACGCCCACAGGGACACCGCCCGTTCGTCGTCGCCACCAGTCGCAGCAGTCGCAGCTGTCGCGCAAGTACCGCGAACGCGACTCCAGCAGTCGCTCCAGATCTCCGAAAGAAGAGCAGCCCGCCCAGCCACTTCGGGGTGGAGCAGTGACCGGAGCTCACCAGCTGCTCGGCAAATCCGGTGGCGGAGTTGTGGGAGGATCGTCGggaacaacgacaacaacagcagcagcggcggctgCAGCGGCCGCTCTGGCAGCCGCCAATGCAGctgccgccgcagcagccaTGGCGGCAGCCTCATCCGGAGGAGcaggcggtggcggtggcctGCTGCCGACGCCCAACTACGCACCCAAGATACCCTCGCTGATGTCCCTGGAGCTGAGCACGCCGGCGGTGGCGGCAGCACCCGCACTAGAACCCATCCAGCTGCCCAGCTACTACAATCCGGGCATCATCAATGCCAACCGCTATGCGGAGCAGCAACAGAAGCGCAAGCTGCTGTGGGGCTCCAAGAAGAGCGAGGACTCGGCGAACAAGTGGGGCAACGCCCACTTCTCGCAGGACTCCGACGGCAAAGTGGCCTCCAAGTTCATGCGTCTGATGGGCATCAAGAATGCAGGCTCGTCCGGCGATGGAGAGTccagtggtggtggtggtggtggtgtcggtggcggtggcggcggcggtgaCCATGCAGAGGCCAGCAACGGGAGTGCAGTTGGCGAGGCTGCTGGTGGAGGAGGaagcggaggaggagcagcagcagcagcagcagcggctgcCTCCGGCGGAGTGAAAGTGCCGACGGATGTGCAGCAGCGCCAGCGCATGTTCTCCAACATGGAGCAGCAGTACGAGATGGCGCGAGCCGCCACTCACACGATGCGGGGAGTGGGCCTCGGCTTCGGCTCCCAGCCGCGCACTTTCTAG